Proteins co-encoded in one Campylobacter ornithocola genomic window:
- a CDS encoding acetyltransferase, with protein MKEKIIIIGAGGHARACMEVIELEGKFEIAGFVDNGIESAYYPLLGNDDDLKKLFKEYKYALIGIGQIKTSLPRVQIYDKLKTIGFRLPTIISPLAHVSKRSFIDEASIIMHHALVNTNVKVGKGCIINSKALVEHDVIIENFCHISTASVVNGGCLIKQHSFLGSNTHLKHGSILDENSIVYMKGV; from the coding sequence GTGAAAGAAAAAATAATCATTATTGGAGCTGGAGGACATGCAAGAGCGTGTATGGAAGTTATAGAGCTTGAGGGTAAATTTGAAATTGCTGGTTTTGTGGATAATGGTATAGAAAGTGCGTATTATCCATTGCTTGGGAATGATGATGATTTAAAAAAATTATTTAAAGAATATAAATATGCCTTAATTGGTATTGGACAAATTAAAACTTCATTGCCAAGAGTGCAAATTTATGATAAGTTGAAAACTATAGGTTTTAGATTGCCAACTATTATTTCGCCGCTTGCTCATGTGTCAAAAAGATCTTTTATTGATGAGGCAAGTATAATAATGCATCATGCCTTGGTAAATACAAATGTCAAGGTAGGTAAAGGTTGTATAATAAATTCAAAGGCATTGGTTGAACATGATGTTATAATTGAAAATTTTTGTCATATTAGTACAGCTAGTGTTGTTAATGGGGGTTGTTTGATAAAGCAGCATAGTTTTTTAGGGTCAAATACTCATTTAAAACATGGTAGTATTTTAGATGAAAATAGTATAGTATATATGAAAGGAGTATAA
- a CDS encoding NAD-dependent 4,6-dehydratase LegB has product MKKNILITGADGFIGSHLVEMLYKESKDKTSLFYGYKIKALSQYNSFNYWGWLEDIECLNDIEVVCGDIRDPHFCKNITKDVEIIFHLAALIAIPFSYVAPDSYVDVNIKGTLNICQSALENNVKRIIHTSTSEVYGTALYVPIDEKHPLQAQSPYSASKIGADAMAMSFYNAFNLPLTIARPFNTYGPRQSARAVIPTIITQIANGAKQIKLGDVSPTRDFNYVKDTCLGFLELAKCQKAIGEVVNIGSNYEISIKDTLELIKKLMKSNVEFITENERIRPENSEVFRLWCDNSKIKNLTNFSPQYDIEKGLSQTIEWFSNPLNLKKYKSDIYNI; this is encoded by the coding sequence ATGAAAAAAAATATATTAATCACAGGTGCAGATGGTTTTATAGGTTCACATTTAGTTGAAATGCTTTATAAAGAAAGTAAGGATAAAACCTCTCTATTTTATGGTTATAAAATCAAAGCTTTGAGTCAGTATAATTCTTTTAATTATTGGGGTTGGCTTGAAGATATAGAGTGTTTAAATGATATTGAAGTAGTTTGTGGAGATATTAGAGATCCACATTTTTGCAAAAACATCACTAAAGATGTAGAAATTATCTTTCATTTAGCAGCTTTAATAGCCATACCTTTTTCTTATGTTGCTCCAGATAGTTATGTAGATGTTAATATAAAAGGTACTTTAAATATCTGTCAAAGTGCATTAGAAAATAATGTAAAGCGTATTATTCACACAAGTACAAGTGAGGTTTATGGTACGGCTTTGTATGTGCCTATTGATGAAAAACATCCTTTGCAAGCACAAAGTCCATATTCAGCAAGTAAAATAGGTGCTGATGCTATGGCAATGAGTTTTTATAATGCTTTCAATCTCCCACTGACCATAGCAAGACCTTTTAATACCTATGGCCCAAGGCAAAGTGCAAGAGCGGTGATTCCAACTATCATCACTCAAATTGCAAATGGAGCTAAGCAAATAAAGCTTGGAGATGTAAGTCCTACTAGAGATTTTAATTATGTAAAAGATACTTGTTTAGGGTTTTTAGAGTTAGCTAAATGTCAAAAGGCTATAGGTGAAGTGGTAAATATAGGATCAAATTATGAAATAAGCATAAAAGATACTTTAGAACTCATTAAAAAACTTATGAAATCAAATGTAGAATTTATCACAGAAAATGAACGCATAAGGCCTGAAAATAGTGAAGTATTTAGGCTATGGTGTGACAATAGCAAGATCAAAAACCTTACTAACTTTTCACCACAATATGATATAGAAAAAGGCTTAAGTCAAACTATAGAATGGTTTAGTAATCCTTTAAATTTAAAAAAATATAAAAGTGATATTTATAATATTTAG
- a CDS encoding N-acetyl sugar amidotransferase: MKYCDYCVMPDTRPGIKFSKDKNGKNICSACVNHQNKENIDYEARFKELEKLCDKYRRMNGKCEYDCAIAVSGGKDSHFQVHIMKEKLGMNPILFSVEDNFTMTEAGKKNLKNISEEFGCHLISLKPDIKTQKKVMLKTFEKYGKPTWFIDRLIYSYPFAMALKFNTPLLVYGENISYEYGGNDNVETPDASGIFLNGVASDLDINEFIDDEIKEENLQLFFDPQKDDIGNLHPIYLSYFVKWNSYSNYVFAKNRGFSDLNGEWDRKHCAENFDQVDSIAYLIHPWMKYPKFGHAMASDYAARFIRYGLLSRDEAVKIVKQKDHNLDNKCIEDFCDFLGISKSKFWSIVEKHYNKELFYKNEFGEYKLKNEIQ, encoded by the coding sequence ATGAAATATTGTGATTATTGTGTGATGCCAGATACGAGACCAGGAATAAAATTTAGTAAAGATAAAAATGGAAAAAATATTTGTTCAGCTTGTGTAAATCATCAAAATAAAGAAAATATTGATTATGAAGCTAGATTTAAAGAATTAGAAAAACTTTGTGATAAATATAGAAGAATGAATGGTAAGTGTGAGTATGATTGTGCTATTGCGGTAAGTGGGGGTAAAGATTCTCATTTTCAAGTACATATTATGAAAGAGAAACTAGGAATGAATCCTATTTTATTTAGCGTAGAAGATAATTTTACTATGACTGAAGCTGGGAAGAAAAATTTAAAAAATATTTCTGAAGAATTTGGTTGTCATCTTATAAGTTTAAAACCTGATATAAAAACTCAAAAAAAAGTTATGCTGAAAACCTTTGAAAAGTATGGAAAACCTACTTGGTTTATAGATAGATTAATCTACTCTTACCCTTTTGCTATGGCTTTGAAATTTAACACACCTTTGCTTGTCTATGGAGAAAATATTTCATATGAATATGGCGGGAATGACAACGTCGAAACTCCTGATGCAAGTGGTATTTTTTTAAATGGGGTAGCGAGTGATTTGGATATTAATGAATTTATAGATGATGAAATAAAGGAAGAGAATTTGCAATTGTTTTTTGATCCACAAAAAGACGATATAGGTAATCTTCATCCTATATACTTGAGTTATTTTGTTAAGTGGAATTCTTATTCTAATTATGTTTTTGCTAAAAATAGAGGCTTTAGTGATTTAAATGGAGAATGGGACAGGAAACATTGTGCTGAAAATTTTGATCAAGTTGATAGTATTGCTTATTTAATTCATCCATGGATGAAATACCCAAAATTTGGCCATGCCATGGCTAGTGATTATGCGGCTAGATTTATAAGATATGGACTTTTAAGCAGAGATGAAGCCGTAAAAATTGTAAAACAAAAAGATCATAATTTGGATAATAAATGTATAGAAGATTTTTGTGATTTTTTAGGTATTTCAAAATCTAAATTTTGGAGTATAGTAGAAAAGCATTATAATAAAGAGTTATTTTATAAGAACGAATTTGGAGAATATAAATTAAAAAATGAAATACAATAA
- the neuB gene encoding N-acetylneuraminate synthase, which produces MKYNKTLIIAEAGVNHNGDINLAKRLIEVASEAGADFVKFQTFVAKNCISKNAKKAEYQLQTTDENQSQLDMVKKLELSKQDHEILIEHCKKFNIKFLSTAFDLESIDLLVKFDIEIFKIPSGELTNLPYLKKIASFNKNIILSTGMATLGEIEKVLDILVQNGTQRDKIIILHCNTEYPTPFEDVNLRAMQTLKKAFCLPVGYSDHTLGITIPIAAVAMGACVIEKHFTLDKSMQGPDHQASLEPEELKAMIKSIRELEQAFGDGIKIPSKSESKNKVIARKSLVAKKAIKKGECFSEENLTTKRPGDGICAMEYDKYLGKIASREYAEDELIDE; this is translated from the coding sequence ATGAAATACAATAAAACCTTAATCATAGCAGAAGCTGGAGTTAATCATAATGGCGATATAAATTTAGCCAAAAGGCTTATAGAAGTAGCTAGTGAAGCTGGGGCTGATTTTGTGAAATTTCAAACTTTTGTAGCTAAAAATTGCATAAGCAAAAATGCTAAAAAAGCAGAGTATCAACTCCAAACTACTGATGAAAATCAAAGCCAGCTTGATATGGTTAAAAAATTAGAACTTTCTAAACAAGATCATGAAATTTTAATAGAACATTGTAAAAAATTTAATATTAAATTTCTTTCTACTGCTTTTGACTTAGAAAGTATTGATTTGCTTGTAAAGTTTGATATAGAAATTTTTAAAATTCCAAGCGGAGAATTAACCAACCTTCCTTACTTAAAAAAAATTGCTAGTTTTAATAAAAATATCATCTTATCAACTGGAATGGCTACTTTAGGTGAGATTGAAAAAGTTTTAGATATTTTGGTGCAAAATGGAACCCAAAGAGATAAAATCATCATTTTACATTGTAACACTGAATACCCTACGCCTTTTGAAGATGTAAATTTAAGGGCTATGCAAACCTTAAAAAAAGCTTTTTGCTTGCCTGTGGGATATTCTGATCACACTTTGGGTATAACTATACCTATAGCAGCTGTAGCTATGGGAGCTTGCGTGATAGAAAAACATTTTACTTTAGATAAAAGTATGCAAGGGCCTGATCATCAAGCATCCTTAGAACCTGAAGAATTAAAAGCTATGATTAAATCTATAAGAGAGTTAGAACAAGCTTTTGGAGATGGTATTAAAATTCCAAGTAAAAGCGAAAGCAAAAATAAAGTCATTGCTAGAAAGTCTCTTGTGGCTAAAAAAGCTATAAAAAAAGGCGAATGTTTTAGCGAAGAAAACCTTACTACAAAGCGACCAGGGGATGGAATTTGTGCTATGGAATATGATAAATATTTAGGTAAAATTGCTAGTAGAGAATATGCTGAAGATGAGTTAATTGATGAATAG